One genomic window of Acidobacteriota bacterium includes the following:
- a CDS encoding glycosyl hydrolase family 39, translated as MSSICRAALLGALFSLFSSFAPAQARTETIVIDASAPAHAFPHFWEQTFGSGRAVLAMRESYRNDLRDVRKVTEFRYARFHAIFHDENGVYDEDEQGNPVYNFSYVDQIYDGLLQNGVRPFVEISFMPRKLAAKEAIHPFWYKQNVAPPKDYAKWDGLIRNFAEHLVARYGIEEVAQWYFEVWNEPNIDFWAGEPKQPTYFELYDHTARTLKAVSPKLRVGGPSSSSAHWVDDFLAHAAREHVAVDFVSSHSYGDDTVEDLFGTSEEIPMDQRVCRSIRKVHDQIAASAFPKAPLMWTEWNVPSFGDLKSRDTIYVGAALADDIAQCDGLVDMMSFWTFSDVFEEGGPVQEPFYGGFGLMAAGGIKKPSYNGFALLHKLGHQRIANAAPGVLVTKEKNKLAVVAWNLVDPDRTGPTRTVRFDFKGVPASAKVRVTRVDSQHGNTLAAYEKMGKPRYPTRKQIAELNRASVVVPQTSVLKDGKIEIQLTPNALVLLEIEK; from the coding sequence ATGTCCTCTATTTGCCGTGCAGCTCTGCTCGGGGCTCTTTTCAGTCTCTTTTCCAGCTTTGCTCCCGCACAAGCACGTACAGAAACAATCGTGATCGACGCTTCTGCTCCCGCACATGCGTTCCCGCATTTCTGGGAACAGACTTTTGGATCCGGCCGAGCCGTGCTTGCCATGCGGGAGAGTTACCGCAACGATCTGCGGGACGTCCGCAAGGTCACGGAATTCCGTTACGCGCGCTTTCACGCGATCTTTCATGATGAAAACGGTGTCTATGACGAGGACGAGCAAGGCAATCCTGTCTACAATTTTTCCTATGTGGATCAGATTTACGACGGGCTCCTGCAGAATGGCGTGCGTCCTTTTGTGGAGATCAGTTTCATGCCGCGCAAGCTGGCAGCGAAAGAAGCGATCCATCCTTTCTGGTACAAGCAGAACGTTGCGCCACCCAAGGACTATGCGAAGTGGGACGGACTGATTCGCAACTTCGCCGAACACCTCGTCGCACGCTATGGCATCGAAGAAGTCGCGCAGTGGTACTTCGAGGTGTGGAACGAGCCGAACATCGATTTCTGGGCCGGAGAGCCGAAGCAGCCTACCTACTTTGAACTTTACGATCACACGGCGCGCACACTGAAAGCGGTCAGTCCGAAGTTGCGGGTGGGGGGACCGTCGTCCTCCTCCGCGCATTGGGTGGATGACTTTCTGGCACATGCCGCTCGCGAGCATGTTGCGGTCGATTTCGTCTCCTCGCACTCGTACGGCGATGACACGGTCGAAGATCTTTTCGGCACCAGCGAAGAAATACCGATGGACCAGCGCGTCTGCCGTTCCATCCGGAAAGTACACGATCAAATCGCGGCCTCGGCCTTTCCCAAAGCCCCTCTAATGTGGACGGAATGGAACGTGCCGTCGTTTGGCGATCTCAAGTCGCGGGACACGATCTATGTTGGCGCGGCGCTTGCCGACGACATCGCGCAATGCGATGGCCTGGTCGACATGATGTCATTCTGGACGTTCTCCGATGTTTTCGAAGAAGGTGGCCCCGTGCAGGAACCCTTCTATGGCGGTTTCGGACTGATGGCCGCTGGAGGAATCAAGAAGCCCTCCTACAACGGTTTTGCACTGCTCCACAAACTTGGCCACCAGCGAATCGCGAATGCCGCTCCCGGAGTATTGGTCACGAAAGAGAAGAACAAACTCGCTGTGGTCGCATGGAATCTCGTTGATCCGGACCGCACCGGCCCGACGAGAACCGTGCGTTTCGATTTCAAGGGTGTGCCTGCGAGCGCCAAAGTCCGAGTGACGCGAGTTGACTCCCAGCATGGCAACACGTTGGCGGCGTACGAGAAAATGGGCAAGCCACGGTATCCCACGCGCAAGCAGATTGCCGAATTGAATCGCGCTTCGGTTGTCGTCCCGCAGACGAGCGTTCTGAAAGATGGAAAAATCGAGATTCAACTTACGCCGAACGCTTTGGTGTTGTTGGAAATCGAAAAATAA
- a CDS encoding SDR family oxidoreductase yields MFKSDLLRNKRILITGGGTGLGKASAQRFLELGAEVYICGRREDVLSATGEELTKRTGGKIHFRRCDVRDAAAVDAMISSIWADGPLDVLMNNAAGNFLARTEELSIGAFQSVIGIVLMGTLHTTLACGRLWLQAGRSAVVLNITTTYTETGSAYVVPSAVSKAGVQALTRSLAVEWGNRGIRMNAIAPGPIPTEGAFSRLLPRPELEQRAKQKNPLGRFGTVEEFANLAAFLVSDGSGYINGEVVTMDGGEWLQGAGEFTELGRQLTEQEWQSMKPKKTPSPK; encoded by the coding sequence CGCTTCCTCGAACTCGGCGCTGAGGTCTACATCTGCGGACGCCGCGAAGACGTGCTCAGCGCGACCGGCGAGGAATTAACGAAACGTACGGGCGGTAAGATCCATTTCCGCCGCTGCGACGTGCGCGATGCTGCGGCTGTTGACGCCATGATTAGCTCGATCTGGGCCGATGGCCCGCTCGACGTCCTGATGAACAACGCCGCCGGCAATTTCCTGGCGCGCACCGAAGAGCTTTCGATCGGAGCATTTCAGTCCGTGATCGGCATCGTTCTGATGGGCACGCTGCACACTACGCTCGCGTGCGGGCGCCTCTGGCTTCAGGCTGGACGCAGTGCGGTCGTCCTGAATATTACGACGACTTACACCGAAACCGGCTCCGCGTATGTCGTGCCCTCCGCTGTTTCCAAAGCTGGCGTACAGGCGTTGACGCGCAGCCTGGCGGTCGAGTGGGGCAATCGCGGGATTCGCATGAATGCGATTGCGCCGGGTCCTATTCCGACCGAGGGAGCGTTCTCGCGTCTACTGCCGCGGCCGGAACTCGAGCAACGCGCGAAGCAGAAGAATCCGCTCGGACGTTTCGGCACAGTCGAAGAGTTCGCGAACCTCGCCGCCTTTCTGGTCAGCGACGGTTCCGGCTATATCAACGGGGAAGTCGTCACCATGGACGGAGGCGAGTGGCTGCAGGGCGCGGGTGAATTCACGGAACTCGGCCGCCAGCTCACGGAGCAAGAGTGGCAGTCGATGAAGCCGAAGAAAACTCCTTCCCCGAAATAA